A genomic region of Gemmata massiliana contains the following coding sequences:
- a CDS encoding sensor histidine kinase: protein MARRRLRHKLMLGLVLVAGSIGLLASGTAYGLYTYYISVKTIDRKVNELGIVTQMIGALNTFDQGDPDKADGCLLAIGSTQGFLNGTPHGFDFANKKNVQAGYDPDDGAQEAFLVPELNKNLDALQKEVNDATKSSYNGDKSLKIRENPRVRAEYENARRTAENLRHALLDDIQKSGQESFAAIRRAVWIVGFAMVWALALVATMLYYFRVWMFAPIRELQAGVQRVHHGTFDQPLVLNSGDELQELADEFNAMVARLHAVYADLARQVNERSRQLVRSERMVSVGFLAAGVAHEINNPLASILFCSEALERRLQDVLASSTAPPAETEVLTRYLKMVQQEALRCKDITQKLLDFSRTGERTKDPADLTGLIRGVLEVARHLPSSRGKEVIFEPTGYIVAPVNAQDLKSVILNLVVNALDSMEDGGQLGITLGTAGGYAELVFVDTGCGMAPDVLQNIFEPFFTKSRTGKGTGLGLFISHQIVDQHGGTITAASAGPGTGSTFTVRIPLQIAPGVTDAPGTEGEPEPAPTVLTFPGSRTAA, encoded by the coding sequence GTGGCTCGCCGCCGTTTGCGCCACAAACTGATGCTGGGACTGGTCCTCGTGGCCGGGAGTATCGGGCTATTGGCGAGCGGGACCGCTTACGGGCTCTACACGTACTACATCAGCGTCAAGACGATCGATCGGAAGGTTAACGAGCTCGGGATCGTGACCCAGATGATCGGCGCTTTGAACACTTTCGACCAGGGCGACCCTGACAAGGCCGACGGTTGCCTTCTGGCCATCGGGTCCACGCAGGGATTCCTGAACGGCACACCACACGGTTTCGATTTCGCGAACAAGAAAAACGTTCAAGCCGGGTACGACCCTGATGACGGCGCTCAAGAGGCGTTTCTGGTACCCGAATTGAACAAGAATCTGGATGCCCTTCAGAAAGAAGTCAACGACGCGACCAAAAGCTCCTACAACGGCGATAAGAGCTTAAAAATCCGGGAGAACCCACGGGTCCGCGCGGAGTACGAAAACGCTCGGCGCACGGCGGAAAATTTACGTCACGCGCTCCTCGACGATATTCAAAAGAGCGGCCAGGAATCTTTCGCCGCCATCCGCCGTGCCGTTTGGATCGTCGGGTTCGCAATGGTCTGGGCACTCGCGCTCGTCGCGACGATGCTGTACTACTTCCGCGTGTGGATGTTCGCCCCCATTCGTGAACTCCAAGCCGGCGTCCAACGAGTTCACCACGGGACGTTCGACCAACCCCTCGTTCTCAATTCCGGTGATGAGCTTCAAGAGCTCGCGGACGAGTTCAACGCGATGGTCGCGCGCCTCCACGCGGTCTACGCGGACCTCGCGCGCCAGGTAAACGAGCGGAGCCGACAGCTCGTGCGCTCCGAGCGCATGGTGTCCGTCGGGTTCCTCGCCGCGGGCGTCGCGCACGAAATCAACAACCCCCTCGCGAGCATCCTGTTCTGTTCCGAAGCGCTCGAACGCCGGTTGCAGGACGTGCTCGCGTCCAGCACCGCGCCGCCGGCCGAGACCGAGGTGCTCACGCGCTACCTGAAGATGGTTCAACAGGAAGCGCTCCGGTGCAAAGACATCACGCAGAAGCTCCTCGACTTCAGCCGCACCGGGGAGCGCACGAAAGACCCAGCGGACCTGACCGGCCTGATCCGCGGCGTGCTCGAAGTCGCCCGGCACCTGCCGTCGAGCCGCGGGAAAGAAGTGATTTTCGAGCCGACCGGGTACATCGTCGCGCCGGTCAACGCGCAAGACCTGAAGAGCGTGATCCTGAATCTCGTAGTGAACGCACTCGACAGTATGGAAGACGGCGGCCAGTTGGGGATCACCCTCGGCACCGCCGGCGGGTACGCGGAACTGGTCTTCGTGGACACCGGGTGCGGCATGGCGCCGGACGTGTTACAGAACATCTTCGAGCCGTTCTTCACCAAAAGCCGCACCGGAAAGGGCACCGGACTGGGGCTGTTCATCAGCCACCAGATCGTGGACCAGCACGGCGGGACGATCACCGCCGCCAGCGCCGGTCCCGGGACCGGGAGTACATTCACGGTGCGCATCCCGCTACAGATCGCGCCGGGCGTAACGGATGCGCCGGGCACCGAGGGCGAGCCGGAACCGGCGCCCACCGTGCTGACATTCCCCGGCAGCCGCACCGCGGCATGA
- the kdsA gene encoding 3-deoxy-8-phosphooctulonate synthase produces the protein MEPQPPMSVVTVGSYQVGAGHPLLWICGPCVIESHTLTLRIAETLRGFADRFALPLVFKASFDKANRSSGKSFRGPGLYEGLKTLEAVKKATGFPVTTDIHECAQAAPAAEVCDILQVPAFLARQTDLLEACGRTGRVVNVKKGQFMSPWDMKNVVAKLSEFGSRNVLLTERGTTFGYGLLVNDMRSVPWMQETGAPVIFDATHSVQRPGALGDRTGGDRDMVPVLTRAAVAAGCDGVFLETHPNPDEAKSDGPNMLPLDALPELFTRCLRIRGALSNAVSQSPGSKFQAEDKKAS, from the coding sequence ATGGAGCCGCAACCCCCGATGAGCGTCGTGACCGTGGGGTCGTACCAGGTCGGTGCCGGGCACCCGCTACTGTGGATCTGCGGGCCGTGCGTGATCGAATCGCACACGCTCACTCTGCGCATCGCGGAAACGCTCCGCGGGTTCGCGGACCGGTTCGCGCTGCCGCTCGTGTTCAAGGCGTCCTTCGACAAGGCGAACCGGAGCTCCGGGAAGTCGTTCCGCGGGCCGGGGCTTTACGAGGGCCTAAAAACACTGGAAGCCGTTAAAAAGGCGACCGGGTTTCCGGTGACCACCGACATCCACGAGTGCGCGCAAGCGGCCCCGGCCGCCGAAGTGTGCGACATCTTGCAGGTGCCGGCGTTCCTCGCGCGCCAAACCGACCTGCTCGAAGCGTGCGGCCGGACCGGGCGCGTGGTGAACGTGAAAAAGGGGCAATTTATGTCCCCGTGGGATATGAAAAACGTGGTCGCGAAGCTCTCCGAGTTCGGGAGCCGCAACGTGCTCCTGACCGAGCGCGGTACGACCTTCGGTTACGGGCTGCTGGTCAACGACATGCGGTCCGTGCCCTGGATGCAGGAAACCGGCGCGCCGGTGATCTTTGACGCCACCCACAGCGTACAGAGACCAGGGGCGCTCGGGGACCGCACGGGGGGGGACCGCGACATGGTGCCGGTCCTGACCCGCGCCGCGGTCGCCGCCGGGTGCGACGGGGTGTTCCTCGAAACGCACCCGAACCCCGACGAGGCGAAGAGCGACGGGCCGAACATGCTCCCGCTCGACGCGCTGCCCGAGCTGTTCACCCGGTGCCTGCGAATTCGAGGCGCCCTGAGTAATGCTGTTTCCCAAAGTCCGGGCTCCAAGTTCCAGGCGGAAGACAAAAAGGCGTCGTGA
- a CDS encoding sigma-54-dependent transcriptional regulator, with product MATTPAHNRLRILFVDDETHLREFMKSELPRLGHEVTTCADSKSGIETVKKQTFDAAILDMRMEHDKAGLQVLAALKQVAPDTEAVIMTGYGSTETAVEALRLGAFDYLTKPCKLTDIEALLLRIQEKRKLKNKTAALESRVEAAEGPSGLIGASAAMTPVQQFIDRVGPTDGRVLITGETGTGKEVVARSLYTKSKRADMPFVPVNCGALTQTLAESQLFGHKKGAFTGADKDHKGFFEVANGGTLFLDELGELDKNLQVKLLRVLEAGEIQRLGESQPITVDVRVISATNKDLRKMIEEGTFREDLLFRLNMFHVHLPPLRDRREDIPELARHLLARHAKRPVENVAHLLTPEALRIMLNHDYKGNVRELTNAMEYAWIVSGGGAITPEALPRDMVYPKPSATIPVAFPVAPSAPAPSGYSAAFPGAPAPMPTLPFPANQGDTGAGTGPTKSLADVEMEYILQVYSKNGMNKQKTSDELGISLKTLYNKLHKYEEERQRRAG from the coding sequence GTGGCTACCACACCCGCACACAACCGCCTGCGAATCCTGTTCGTTGACGATGAAACCCACCTCCGGGAGTTCATGAAGTCCGAACTGCCTCGGCTCGGGCACGAGGTCACGACCTGCGCGGACAGTAAGAGCGGCATCGAGACGGTCAAGAAACAGACGTTCGACGCGGCCATCCTCGACATGCGGATGGAGCACGACAAGGCGGGGCTCCAGGTGCTCGCCGCGCTCAAGCAGGTCGCGCCGGACACCGAAGCCGTCATCATGACGGGGTACGGCAGCACCGAGACCGCGGTCGAGGCGCTCCGGCTCGGCGCGTTCGATTACCTCACCAAGCCGTGCAAGCTCACCGACATCGAGGCGCTGCTGCTCCGCATCCAGGAGAAGCGGAAGCTCAAGAACAAGACCGCGGCCCTCGAGAGCCGCGTCGAGGCCGCCGAAGGCCCGTCCGGGCTGATCGGGGCCAGCGCCGCCATGACGCCGGTGCAGCAGTTCATCGACCGCGTCGGACCGACCGACGGCCGGGTGCTCATCACCGGCGAAACCGGAACCGGCAAAGAGGTCGTCGCGCGCTCGCTGTACACGAAGAGCAAGCGCGCCGACATGCCGTTCGTCCCGGTGAACTGCGGGGCGCTAACACAGACCCTCGCCGAGAGCCAACTGTTCGGCCACAAGAAGGGCGCCTTCACCGGCGCGGACAAGGACCACAAGGGGTTCTTCGAGGTCGCGAACGGCGGCACCCTGTTCCTCGACGAACTCGGGGAACTGGACAAGAACCTCCAGGTGAAGCTGCTCCGGGTTCTCGAAGCGGGTGAGATCCAGCGCCTCGGCGAAAGCCAGCCCATCACCGTGGACGTGCGGGTCATCAGCGCAACGAACAAAGACCTGCGGAAGATGATCGAAGAGGGGACGTTCCGCGAGGATCTGCTGTTCCGGCTGAACATGTTCCACGTTCACCTGCCGCCGCTCCGCGACCGGCGCGAGGACATCCCCGAACTGGCCCGGCACCTGCTCGCCCGGCACGCCAAACGCCCGGTGGAGAACGTGGCCCACCTGCTGACCCCCGAAGCGCTCCGGATCATGCTCAACCACGACTACAAGGGGAACGTGCGGGAACTGACGAACGCGATGGAGTACGCCTGGATCGTCTCCGGGGGCGGGGCCATCACACCCGAAGCGCTCCCGCGCGACATGGTGTACCCGAAGCCGTCCGCGACGATCCCGGTGGCGTTCCCGGTCGCGCCCAGCGCGCCCGCACCGAGTGGCTACTCCGCCGCGTTCCCCGGCGCGCCCGCGCCGATGCCCACCCTGCCCTTCCCTGCGAATCAGGGCGACACCGGAGCGGGCACGGGACCGACGAAATCGCTGGCAGACGTCGAAATGGAGTACATCCTTCAGGTGTACTCGAAGAACGGTATGAACAAGCAGAAGACGTCCGACGAACTTGGGATCAGTTTGAAGACGCTCTACAACAAGCTGCACAAGTACGAAGAAGAGCGCCAGCGCCGGGCAGGGTGA
- a CDS encoding sigma-70 family RNA polymerase sigma factor, with protein sequence MPDAHALARLATLAHTGLPDHTLLDRFAADRDECAFAALVERHGPVVLDVARAVLRHAQDAEDVFQASFLVLARNASTIRTRTSVGCWLHGVARRLALKALRARARRSRHEAVPRVAALAPGDELTWGEVRALIHDELAQLPDALRAPVLLCHLEGLTIDEAAARLALPRGTLRDRLDRGRAVLRKRLAQRGLAVAAIAFPTAISNAVPPLTVLGTARSAIRFASGIGDRSRAAELANGAMPAMIPARFKLGLLFAITFGAVGLVVAGIRDVEAPAVEVPGEVSAVDPPDAPPPEVVRADLPVAPPPAAAPRIGFESITVVIKPPGLSNQPGATIRISSDGSCLCEIPGRIPPGGREPLLGARLVHKLPLDRLRTLNELLKDTDWLKKDAKDVMRLHAAEYAITLEQNIGQKNHVKRTLKIAGESEVYPKVLHFFDSIAHQEHLLYRLEWVPETMADARRDLDNIIGGELGELIGRSQYVIDLTRFTPWAKRTVRNSFNKQVDEVRVAVRLIGLLKLESEREHVNDLATDRDSSVRSAVALAVARLGGEKAVPVLRKMLRSTSEAPWELIKLGAIAVPTIAEVIRDGGDPNDMGYEHLIRAYIDNWKNVPLPFNKSIADAVKAGMVSAKEKAVRTQYHAELLKLIEAPPPPEDPKLGRARTDVLNLANAIEAFKAKTGVYPEKLAALKDSGFVAPDTSLRDPWGSEYRYDPMGTRNSTGRSDVWTVSPDKVEIGNWAADLWGEWGLLSLISKPTVREHWEFGANMIRVYKLDNTVYRGTWYTLDASQELKQINLVIDGVTHKGIYEVKGDTLRVSHGLSDKDERPKDFEGGEHATVLVFKRQK encoded by the coding sequence ATGCCCGATGCACACGCACTCGCGCGACTCGCGACTCTCGCACACACCGGCTTACCCGACCACACACTCCTGGATCGGTTCGCGGCCGACCGCGACGAGTGCGCGTTCGCGGCCCTGGTGGAGCGCCACGGACCGGTCGTGCTCGACGTGGCCCGAGCCGTTCTGCGTCACGCCCAGGACGCCGAGGACGTGTTCCAGGCCTCGTTCCTGGTGCTCGCGCGCAATGCCAGCACGATTCGCACGCGCACTTCGGTCGGGTGCTGGTTGCACGGGGTCGCGCGCCGGCTCGCACTGAAAGCACTGCGTGCGCGTGCGCGCCGGTCACGTCACGAGGCGGTCCCGCGTGTGGCGGCGCTGGCGCCTGGAGATGAACTGACGTGGGGCGAAGTCCGCGCGCTGATCCACGACGAACTCGCACAACTCCCCGATGCGCTCCGCGCGCCAGTACTCCTGTGCCACCTCGAAGGGCTGACGATCGACGAAGCCGCCGCGCGGCTCGCTCTTCCACGCGGGACGCTGCGCGATCGCCTGGACCGCGGTCGCGCGGTATTGCGCAAGCGCCTGGCACAGCGCGGGTTGGCCGTGGCCGCGATCGCTTTTCCGACGGCCATCTCCAACGCCGTACCACCCTTAACGGTTCTGGGAACAGCGAGATCCGCGATCCGATTCGCTTCCGGGATTGGCGATCGGTCGCGCGCCGCCGAACTCGCCAACGGAGCGATGCCCGCTATGATTCCCGCTCGTTTCAAACTCGGACTACTGTTCGCGATCACGTTCGGCGCCGTGGGGCTCGTGGTGGCCGGGATTCGGGACGTCGAAGCGCCCGCCGTTGAGGTACCCGGAGAAGTATCCGCGGTCGATCCGCCCGACGCGCCCCCGCCCGAGGTCGTGCGCGCGGACCTGCCCGTTGCCCCGCCTCCGGCTGCTGCGCCGCGCATCGGGTTCGAGAGCATCACCGTCGTCATCAAGCCACCCGGATTGAGCAACCAACCGGGGGCAACGATCAGGATCTCATCAGACGGCTCGTGTTTGTGCGAGATTCCCGGGCGCATTCCCCCCGGGGGCAGAGAACCTCTTCTCGGGGCACGCCTCGTTCACAAACTCCCACTCGATCGGCTCCGCACTCTGAACGAACTGCTCAAGGACACCGACTGGCTCAAGAAGGACGCGAAGGACGTGATGCGCCTGCACGCGGCGGAGTACGCGATCACGTTGGAACAGAACATCGGGCAAAAGAATCATGTCAAAAGGACACTAAAAATCGCGGGCGAATCCGAGGTGTACCCGAAGGTATTGCACTTCTTCGACTCGATCGCGCACCAGGAGCATTTGCTCTACCGACTGGAATGGGTGCCCGAGACGATGGCCGACGCGCGCCGCGACCTGGACAACATCATCGGCGGAGAGCTGGGGGAGTTGATCGGTCGGTCGCAGTACGTGATCGACTTGACGCGGTTCACCCCGTGGGCCAAGCGGACCGTTCGCAACTCGTTCAACAAGCAGGTCGATGAGGTGCGCGTCGCGGTGCGCCTGATCGGGCTGTTGAAACTGGAATCCGAGCGCGAGCACGTGAACGATCTGGCGACGGACCGTGATTCGAGTGTCCGCTCGGCCGTGGCACTGGCGGTCGCGCGCCTGGGCGGAGAGAAGGCCGTACCGGTGCTGCGGAAGATGCTTCGGAGCACGTCCGAAGCGCCGTGGGAGCTTATCAAACTCGGTGCGATCGCAGTTCCGACGATCGCCGAAGTGATCCGGGACGGCGGCGACCCCAACGACATGGGCTACGAGCACCTGATCCGGGCCTACATCGACAATTGGAAAAACGTCCCTCTACCGTTCAATAAGAGCATCGCGGACGCAGTGAAAGCGGGCATGGTTTCGGCGAAGGAAAAGGCCGTCCGAACGCAATACCACGCGGAGCTACTGAAGCTCATCGAAGCGCCTCCACCGCCCGAAGATCCGAAGCTCGGCCGGGCGCGCACGGACGTTCTGAATCTGGCCAACGCGATCGAAGCATTTAAGGCCAAAACGGGCGTTTACCCGGAGAAATTGGCCGCACTGAAAGACAGCGGGTTCGTTGCTCCGGATACGAGCCTGCGCGACCCGTGGGGGAGCGAGTACCGTTACGACCCAATGGGAACGCGGAACAGCACCGGTCGCTCAGACGTCTGGACGGTGAGCCCGGACAAAGTGGAGATCGGGAACTGGGCCGCGGATCTGTGGGGCGAGTGGGGGCTGTTGTCTCTGATAAGCAAACCGACTGTCCGCGAGCACTGGGAATTCGGAGCGAATATGATCCGGGTGTACAAACTCGACAACACCGTCTACCGAGGGACGTGGTACACGCTCGATGCGTCCCAGGAACTAAAGCAGATCAACTTGGTAATCGACGGCGTAACACACAAAGGGATTTACGAAGTGAAGGGCGATACGCTCCGCGTAAGTCACGGGCTATCGGACAAAGACGAGCGCCCGAAAGACTTCGAGGGCGGGGAACACGCCACGGTCCTTGTCTTCAAACGGCAAAAATGA
- a CDS encoding TlpA family protein disulfide reductase — MRTLLLALMLGALGARLPAADEPKPAKDQPTLKVGDAPPPLKVTKWLAGSEVKAFESGKVYVVEFWATWCGPCVVMMPHLGDIQEELAGKVTVIGFTAKDASNTPERVDEFVKKRGAKLGYTIAYADDRETYDSYMKASGHGGIPCSFVIGKDGKIAYIGHPLFLDEVLPKVLAGTWDAAKGAAELEAADKLWDKTFEVMSKPNGDPAAQLAEWEQFSAKWPRLAADPYMTSARLKLLVAAKRFGDAQKLAEEMATKASKRNDIAALGAVADAVTVDAAAGQAALVAVGVKAAESALTIDGETATALIRVIKTHAAAGNTAKVKEFGAKAVTAAEKEVKDDKDAIGTLRVAAAHFAAGDKAKARAAAEKAINMVDAQNAGMKKYVEDQAKKYTGEPKSK, encoded by the coding sequence ATGCGAACTCTGCTCCTGGCTTTGATGCTCGGCGCTCTCGGCGCGCGACTGCCTGCCGCGGACGAGCCGAAACCCGCGAAGGACCAGCCGACGCTCAAAGTCGGCGACGCGCCCCCGCCGCTAAAAGTGACCAAGTGGCTCGCGGGCTCCGAAGTGAAGGCATTCGAGTCGGGTAAGGTGTACGTGGTGGAGTTTTGGGCCACGTGGTGCGGGCCGTGCGTGGTCATGATGCCGCACCTGGGCGACATTCAGGAGGAACTCGCGGGCAAGGTGACGGTGATCGGGTTCACCGCCAAGGACGCGAGCAATACGCCCGAGCGCGTGGACGAGTTCGTCAAGAAGCGCGGGGCCAAACTCGGCTACACGATCGCTTACGCCGACGACCGGGAAACCTATGACTCGTACATGAAGGCTTCGGGGCACGGTGGCATCCCGTGCTCCTTCGTGATCGGTAAGGACGGGAAGATCGCGTACATCGGGCACCCGCTGTTCCTGGACGAGGTACTGCCAAAGGTGTTGGCCGGAACCTGGGACGCGGCCAAGGGCGCCGCCGAACTGGAAGCCGCGGACAAGCTGTGGGACAAGACGTTCGAGGTGATGAGCAAGCCGAACGGTGACCCGGCCGCGCAACTGGCCGAGTGGGAGCAGTTCTCCGCCAAGTGGCCGCGCCTGGCCGCGGACCCGTACATGACCAGCGCTCGGCTCAAGTTGCTCGTCGCCGCCAAGCGGTTCGGCGATGCCCAGAAACTGGCCGAGGAGATGGCAACTAAGGCATCCAAGCGGAACGACATCGCCGCGTTGGGAGCGGTGGCCGATGCGGTGACGGTGGACGCCGCCGCCGGGCAAGCCGCCCTCGTCGCGGTCGGGGTGAAAGCGGCCGAGTCCGCACTGACCATCGACGGCGAAACGGCCACGGCGCTAATCCGGGTCATCAAAACGCACGCCGCTGCGGGCAACACGGCCAAAGTGAAAGAGTTTGGGGCAAAGGCCGTGACCGCGGCCGAAAAGGAAGTGAAGGACGACAAGGACGCGATCGGCACTCTGCGCGTGGCCGCCGCTCACTTTGCCGCTGGCGATAAGGCCAAGGCGCGGGCCGCTGCGGAAAAGGCGATCAACATGGTGGATGCACAGAACGCCGGCATGAAGAAGTACGTCGAGGATCAGGCGAAGAAGTACACGGGCGAGCCGAAGAGCAAGTAG
- a CDS encoding ExeA family protein, with product MDWSHFGMDRPPFRPAVDAAAYFPAPAHSAALAALVAAFSRRDPLVLIDGAPGIGKSLVARKWLDDLLPDVPRVLLPNARAQTPVDLLQAILFDLNKPYQGLSEQELRLAVTGHLLDAAAGGFPTVIVIDEAQHLSTHALEELRLLGNLESRSGAVVFAVLVAQPALRDALRKPVNAPIAGRISVRCSIDALSVEESAAYLRHQVRAANGDPAKVFDEGTVELLASACRGVPRVLNRAAALAFELASEGETELVDVEAALEALERIGITPPDEDGTSDAVLLPHPGRESEPEARAKRKPTVTERSAGRGAKDKAVRKRPA from the coding sequence GTGGACTGGTCGCACTTCGGCATGGACCGCCCCCCGTTCCGCCCGGCCGTAGACGCCGCCGCGTACTTCCCCGCGCCCGCGCACTCCGCGGCGCTGGCCGCGCTGGTGGCCGCGTTCAGCCGGCGCGACCCGCTCGTACTCATTGACGGCGCCCCCGGGATCGGCAAATCACTCGTCGCTCGCAAGTGGCTCGACGACCTGCTCCCCGACGTACCTCGAGTGCTGCTCCCGAACGCTCGCGCTCAGACCCCGGTCGACCTCCTCCAAGCGATCCTGTTCGACCTCAACAAGCCCTATCAGGGACTGAGCGAACAGGAACTCCGGCTCGCTGTCACGGGCCACCTACTCGACGCTGCGGCCGGCGGGTTCCCCACGGTCATCGTGATCGACGAGGCCCAGCACCTGAGCACCCACGCGCTCGAAGAGCTGCGACTGCTCGGCAACCTGGAGTCGCGTTCCGGCGCGGTCGTGTTCGCGGTGCTGGTCGCGCAGCCGGCCCTGCGCGACGCGCTGCGCAAGCCGGTCAACGCCCCGATCGCGGGGCGTATCTCTGTGCGGTGCTCGATCGACGCCCTTTCAGTGGAAGAATCTGCGGCGTACTTGCGGCACCAGGTGCGCGCTGCGAACGGTGACCCGGCCAAGGTGTTCGACGAGGGCACAGTGGAGCTGCTCGCTTCCGCCTGCCGTGGGGTTCCCCGCGTGCTGAACCGCGCCGCGGCGTTGGCGTTCGAGCTGGCGTCCGAAGGTGAGACGGAACTGGTGGACGTGGAGGCCGCGCTCGAAGCACTGGAGCGCATCGGGATCACGCCCCCGGACGAGGACGGTACCAGCGACGCCGTGCTGCTCCCACACCCGGGGCGTGAATCGGAGCCAGAAGCCCGTGCGAAGCGCAAACCGACGGTCACTGAGCGCAGCGCCGGCCGCGGCGCGAAGGACAAGGCCGTTCGCAAGCGCCCGGCTTAG
- a CDS encoding tyrosine-protein kinase family protein translates to MSRVFSALTGSNVARSIASEEPRGDDDLFEIGAEDAPFVEIGGPSGPIFSAARAEAKKPEPVRSFPRIATPVVPPAPVPVPAPAPIPTATPVAEVPAASFLSVRFHDTVPRVTGRTGGPDAGLVALHFPDHAVSAEYRTLRDEVTKQLPGATSRTLMFTAATPQAGTTTVLLNLALTLARDGQRVLVADANFTRPGIANSLALRPAPGLAEVLGQHLPLPWALQPTPLPSLQALAAGEAHDGTAGAMGHDLPKLMVQLRQWFDWVLIDAGVWGVVPERDATCSSADAVYLVTREPDVERPEFAGLKAWVKQLGGSLRGYVTTRA, encoded by the coding sequence ATGAGCCGGGTGTTTAGCGCACTGACCGGATCGAATGTGGCCCGCTCGATCGCGAGCGAGGAACCGCGCGGGGACGACGATCTATTCGAGATCGGCGCCGAAGACGCGCCGTTTGTGGAGATCGGTGGCCCGAGCGGTCCCATCTTCTCCGCGGCGCGGGCGGAAGCGAAGAAGCCGGAACCCGTGCGCTCGTTCCCGCGCATCGCCACTCCGGTGGTGCCGCCCGCTCCCGTCCCGGTGCCCGCACCAGCTCCTATTCCCACCGCAACCCCGGTTGCCGAAGTACCGGCCGCGTCCTTCCTGTCGGTGCGGTTCCACGACACCGTGCCGCGCGTCACCGGGCGCACGGGCGGCCCCGATGCGGGGTTGGTCGCGCTCCACTTCCCGGATCACGCGGTGAGCGCCGAGTACCGCACGCTGCGCGACGAGGTTACGAAGCAGTTGCCGGGCGCGACCTCGCGAACGCTGATGTTCACGGCCGCCACCCCGCAAGCGGGCACCACCACGGTGCTGCTCAACCTCGCGCTGACGCTCGCACGGGACGGCCAGCGCGTGCTGGTGGCCGACGCGAACTTCACGCGCCCCGGGATCGCTAACAGCCTCGCGCTGCGCCCCGCTCCCGGACTCGCCGAGGTGCTCGGCCAGCACCTCCCGCTCCCGTGGGCGCTTCAACCGACCCCGCTCCCGAGCCTTCAAGCGCTTGCCGCTGGCGAGGCCCACGACGGCACCGCCGGCGCAATGGGCCACGACCTGCCGAAACTGATGGTACAGTTGCGTCAGTGGTTCGACTGGGTGCTCATCGACGCGGGCGTATGGGGTGTGGTGCCGGAACGCGACGCGACCTGCTCGTCCGCGGACGCGGTGTACCTGGTGACCCGCGAACCGGACGTCGAGCGCCCCGAGTTCGCCGGGCTGAAGGCGTGGGTGAAGCAACTCGGTGGCTCGCTCCGTGGGTACGTCACCACACGAGCGTAA